From the genome of Phyllostomus discolor isolate MPI-MPIP mPhyDis1 chromosome 12, mPhyDis1.pri.v3, whole genome shotgun sequence, one region includes:
- the FAM174B gene encoding membrane protein FAM174B isoform X2, which yields MTRCNVCVAAARALPGAAVSCQAPRSRLGRRSPGHRPLRGCWTRAQPRTLLGPTPPARTMRAAPLLLLLPPLLLLLLALLAVPAAHASRVQSAAAPQPEHPPPGSGPVNTTRTRSGEAAVAGGGSSNSSGDALVTRISSLLRDLPTLKAAVIVACAFTAFLIACLLLRVFRSGKRLKKTRKYDIITTPAERVEMAPLNEEEDEDEDSTVFDIKYR from the exons ATGACTCGGTGCAACGTGTGTGTGGCTGCGGCGCGGGCTCTTCCGGGCGCTGCAGTTTCCTGCCAAGCACCGCGCAGCCGCCTCGGCCGCAGGAGCCCCGGGCACAGGCCTCTGCGCGGGTGCTGGACCCGGGCTCAGCCGCGCACCCTGCTGGGCCCCACGCCACCCGCCCGCACGATGCGCGCGgcgccactgctgctgctgctgccaccgcttctgctgctgctgctagcGCTCCTGGCCGTGCCCGCCGCCCACGCCAGCCGTGTCCAGTCCGCGGCGGCGCCGCAGCCAGAGCACCCGCCGCCTGGCTCGGGGCCTGTGAATACCACCCGGACCCGGTCTGGGGAGGCGGCGGTGGCAGGCGGCGGTAGCTCCAATAGCAGCGGCGACGCTCTGGTGACCCGCATCTCCAGCCTGCTCCGAGACCTGCCCACCCTGAAGGCGGCCGTGATCGTGGCGTGCGCCTTCACTGCCTTCCTCATCGCCTGCCTGCTGCTCCGCGTCTTCAG GTCAGGGAAGAGGTTGAAGAAGACCCGCAAGTATGACATCATCACCACTCCAGCTGAGCGCGTGGAGATGGCCCCACTCAATGAAgaggaggatgaggatgaggactCCACGGTATTTGACATCAAATACAG
- the FAM174B gene encoding membrane protein FAM174B isoform X1 gives MTRCNVCVAAARALPGAAVSCQAPRSRLGRRSPGHRPLRGCWTRAQPRTLLGPTPPARTMRAAPLLLLLPPLLLLLLALLAVPAAHASRVQSAAAPQPEHPPPGSGPVNTTRTRSGEAAVAGGGSSNSSGDALVTRISSLLRDLPTLKAAVIVACAFTAFLIACLLLRVFRSGKRLKKTRKYDIITTPAERVEMAPLNEEEDEDEDSTVFDIKYSPFRCCL, from the exons ATGACTCGGTGCAACGTGTGTGTGGCTGCGGCGCGGGCTCTTCCGGGCGCTGCAGTTTCCTGCCAAGCACCGCGCAGCCGCCTCGGCCGCAGGAGCCCCGGGCACAGGCCTCTGCGCGGGTGCTGGACCCGGGCTCAGCCGCGCACCCTGCTGGGCCCCACGCCACCCGCCCGCACGATGCGCGCGgcgccactgctgctgctgctgccaccgcttctgctgctgctgctagcGCTCCTGGCCGTGCCCGCCGCCCACGCCAGCCGTGTCCAGTCCGCGGCGGCGCCGCAGCCAGAGCACCCGCCGCCTGGCTCGGGGCCTGTGAATACCACCCGGACCCGGTCTGGGGAGGCGGCGGTGGCAGGCGGCGGTAGCTCCAATAGCAGCGGCGACGCTCTGGTGACCCGCATCTCCAGCCTGCTCCGAGACCTGCCCACCCTGAAGGCGGCCGTGATCGTGGCGTGCGCCTTCACTGCCTTCCTCATCGCCTGCCTGCTGCTCCGCGTCTTCAG GTCAGGGAAGAGGTTGAAGAAGACCCGCAAGTATGACATCATCACCACTCCAGCTGAGCGCGTGGAGATGGCCCCACTCAATGAAgaggaggatgaggatgaggactCCACGGTATTTGACATCAAATACAG